Proteins encoded together in one Phycisphaerae bacterium window:
- a CDS encoding beta-galactosidase, with the protein MGQTCRYFTVLLLVGLAGAFSSLARGAEIPRAEHPRPDFQRDAWLSLNGEWQFEIDRTADGTARGLTSGKDLASKIIVPFCPESKLSGIAHYDHMKHVWYRRMFEVPAAMRGKRILLHFGAVDYKATVWVNGQEVGTHTGGSAPFAFEITKVLRDGANEVVVYGFDDTASGRQPTGKQTFTVSEGCLYTRTTGIWQPVWLEAVGSSYVESFSVVPDPDRSRVLIEASVNGSDPDLKLTAEAFAGTDKAGSDSCPVSWRNHRLVIDLNKKNLWEPGNPFLYDLKFTLTRGSETIDTVSSYFGLRKVTIEGRAILINGKRVFQRLILDQGFYPDGVWTAPSDDELRKDIERSMAVGYNGARLHQKVFEPRFLYWADKLGYLVWGEFPNWGFNYRPENYSAYLNEWTEVLLRDRNHASIIGWCPFNETPREAGEIQQMIWRETKAIDPTRPILETSGWAHTISSAEVRDAHDYNQDPRPFKQAWDGFFARSEEAAKPARYGASPHDLGVPFMVSEFGGTFWGENKEGGWGYGSGPKSLDEFYTRYQGLVNALLDNPNMFGFCYTQLTDVEQEHNGLYYYDRRPKFDLKRMHAITSRQAAYEKTGPTAGSPGAKAERPWQVLVGARQDGAFSKPYRYTTDAPAAEWTGGRFDDSAWKTAPAPFGTINNPKTEWKTSDIWLRQTFEWNGDTLNQGALVVFYDEDTDVFVNGQKIWNRSGFVTSYEMFDVTDALKRALKKGKNTLAVHTHQTGGGQYIDLAILAQ; encoded by the coding sequence ATGGGACAGACATGCCGTTACTTTACCGTTTTGCTGCTCGTGGGCCTGGCCGGAGCGTTCAGCTCTCTGGCCCGGGGAGCGGAGATTCCGCGGGCGGAGCATCCGCGGCCCGATTTCCAGCGCGATGCGTGGCTCAGTCTCAACGGCGAGTGGCAGTTCGAGATTGACCGGACGGCCGACGGCACGGCCCGCGGGTTGACGTCCGGCAAGGACCTGGCCTCGAAGATCATCGTACCCTTCTGCCCCGAGAGCAAGCTTTCGGGCATCGCCCACTACGATCACATGAAGCACGTCTGGTATCGCCGGATGTTCGAGGTACCGGCGGCCATGCGCGGCAAGCGGATCCTGCTGCACTTCGGCGCGGTCGACTACAAGGCCACCGTCTGGGTCAACGGCCAGGAAGTCGGCACTCATACCGGCGGCAGCGCCCCGTTCGCCTTCGAGATCACCAAGGTTTTGCGTGACGGAGCCAACGAGGTCGTCGTGTACGGCTTTGACGACACCGCCAGCGGCCGCCAGCCGACGGGCAAGCAGACCTTCACGGTCAGCGAAGGATGCCTGTACACGCGGACGACCGGCATCTGGCAGCCGGTGTGGCTGGAGGCGGTCGGATCGTCGTACGTCGAGAGCTTCTCCGTGGTGCCCGACCCCGATCGCTCGCGCGTTCTGATCGAGGCAAGCGTCAACGGCTCGGACCCCGATCTCAAGCTCACCGCGGAGGCGTTCGCTGGCACGGACAAGGCGGGCTCCGACTCCTGCCCGGTCTCGTGGCGGAATCATCGCCTGGTCATCGATCTGAACAAGAAGAACCTCTGGGAGCCGGGCAATCCGTTCCTTTACGATCTCAAGTTCACGCTGACCCGCGGCTCCGAGACGATCGACACCGTGTCCAGCTACTTCGGTCTTCGCAAGGTCACCATCGAGGGGCGGGCGATCCTGATCAACGGCAAGCGCGTCTTCCAGCGGCTGATCCTCGACCAGGGCTTCTATCCCGACGGTGTCTGGACCGCCCCGTCCGACGACGAGCTGCGTAAGGACATCGAGCGCTCGATGGCCGTCGGCTACAATGGCGCTCGACTGCACCAGAAGGTCTTCGAGCCGCGGTTCCTGTACTGGGCGGACAAGCTCGGTTACCTCGTGTGGGGTGAGTTTCCGAACTGGGGCTTCAACTACCGCCCGGAGAACTACTCCGCCTATCTGAATGAATGGACCGAGGTCCTGCTCCGCGACCGCAACCACGCGTCGATCATTGGCTGGTGCCCGTTCAACGAGACGCCGCGGGAGGCTGGCGAAATCCAGCAGATGATCTGGCGCGAGACCAAGGCCATCGATCCGACGCGGCCGATCCTGGAGACCAGTGGCTGGGCACACACCATTTCAAGCGCGGAGGTCCGCGACGCTCACGACTACAACCAGGATCCCAGGCCGTTCAAGCAGGCCTGGGACGGATTCTTTGCCCGGAGCGAAGAGGCCGCCAAGCCGGCGCGATACGGCGCGTCGCCGCACGATCTGGGGGTGCCGTTCATGGTCAGCGAGTTCGGCGGCACGTTCTGGGGTGAGAACAAGGAAGGCGGCTGGGGCTACGGAAGCGGGCCGAAGAGCCTGGACGAGTTCTACACGCGCTACCAGGGGCTGGTTAACGCCCTGCTGGACAATCCGAACATGTTCGGGTTCTGCTACACCCAGCTCACCGACGTGGAGCAGGAGCACAACGGGTTGTATTACTACGATCGCCGCCCGAAGTTCGACTTGAAGCGCATGCACGCAATCACGTCGCGCCAGGCCGCGTACGAGAAGACCGGTCCGACAGCCGGGTCACCAGGGGCAAAGGCCGAGCGGCCTTGGCAGGTGCTGGTCGGGGCCAGGCAGGACGGAGCCTTCAGCAAGCCGTATCGCTACACCACCGATGCTCCGGCTGCGGAGTGGACCGGTGGGCGTTTTGACGACAGTGCCTGGAAGACGGCGCCCGCACCCTTCGGCACGATCAACAACCCGAAGACGGAGTGGAAGACCAGCGACATCTGGCTGCGCCAGACGTTTGAATGGAACGGCGACACGCTCAACCAAGGGGCGCTGGTGGTGTTCTACGACGAGGACACGGACGTCTTCGTGAACGGCCAGAAGATCTGGAACCGCAGCGGATTCGTGACCTCGTACGAGATGTTTGACGTCACTGACGCGCTGAAGAGGGCGCTCAAGAAAGGCAAGAATACGCTCGCCGTACATACCCATCAGACCGGCGGCGGGCAGTACATCGACCTGGCGATCCTGGCTCAATAG
- a CDS encoding DUF2179 domain-containing protein: MPDIKGLLDHAGPWLPLIIFCLRIVDVSIGTVRTICVVRGWRMLATSLGFVEVSIWLVAVSSAITRLDRPINIIAYAGGFAMGNNVGMWLETKLALGHQIVRLISAQFYHDIAERLRGLGYRVTEIEGQGRGGPVGVCFIAAPRRQVADVIHSASEVDPNVFVTVEDTRDPHLRAYRNPSRGTGWRFGRKRK, encoded by the coding sequence ATGCCTGACATCAAAGGACTGCTGGATCACGCCGGACCCTGGCTGCCGTTGATCATCTTCTGTCTGCGGATCGTGGACGTTTCCATCGGCACCGTGCGGACGATCTGCGTGGTCCGTGGCTGGCGGATGCTGGCCACCAGCCTCGGCTTCGTGGAAGTGAGCATCTGGCTGGTGGCGGTCTCGAGCGCCATCACCCGGCTCGATCGTCCGATCAACATCATCGCCTACGCGGGCGGCTTTGCCATGGGCAACAACGTAGGCATGTGGCTCGAAACCAAGCTCGCCCTGGGTCATCAGATCGTGCGGCTCATCTCCGCCCAGTTCTACCATGACATCGCCGAGCGGCTGCGTGGCCTGGGCTACCGGGTCACTGAAATCGAAGGCCAGGGCCGCGGCGGCCCGGTGGGCGTCTGCTTCATCGCCGCCCCGCGCCGCCAGGTAGCCGACGTCATTCACAGCGCCAGCGAGGTCGACCCCAACGTGTTCGTGACCGTCGAGGACACTCGCGATCCACACCTTCGCGCGTACCGAAATCCGAGCCGCGGCACCGGCTGGCGGTTCGGGCGAAAGCGGAAGTGA
- the nagB gene encoding glucosamine-6-phosphate deaminase has translation MEVIITESYEAMSAQAAKMIAQQILHKPSSVLGLATGSTPVGTYKEMIRMHKEQGLDFSKVVTFNLDEYVGLPPSHNQSYRYFMDHNLFHHINVPTGNIHVPYGHAESVLDFCAWYESEIKRYGGIDIQILGIGGDGHIAFNEPGSSLGSRTRLKTLTQETITDNARFFANMDEVPRFAITMGVGTILEARKIIMLANGSKKAKIVAEAIEGPVSSQVSASALQLHRDVVVILDKEAASKLKRADYYKWVYDQKAKLMPALIGKAT, from the coding sequence ATGGAAGTGATCATTACCGAGAGTTACGAAGCGATGAGCGCCCAAGCCGCCAAGATGATCGCCCAGCAGATCCTGCACAAGCCGAGCTCGGTTCTGGGGCTGGCCACGGGCTCGACCCCGGTCGGCACCTACAAGGAGATGATCCGGATGCACAAGGAGCAGGGTCTGGACTTCTCCAAGGTGGTCACCTTCAACCTCGATGAATACGTGGGCCTGCCACCCTCGCACAACCAGAGCTACCGCTACTTCATGGATCACAACCTGTTCCACCACATCAACGTGCCCACGGGCAACATCCACGTGCCCTACGGCCACGCCGAGTCGGTGCTGGATTTCTGCGCCTGGTACGAGTCCGAAATCAAGCGCTACGGGGGAATCGATATCCAGATTCTGGGGATCGGCGGCGACGGCCACATTGCCTTCAACGAGCCGGGGAGTTCGCTCGGTTCGCGGACCCGGCTCAAGACGCTGACCCAGGAGACGATCACCGACAACGCCCGGTTCTTCGCGAACATGGACGAGGTTCCGCGGTTCGCCATCACCATGGGCGTGGGGACGATTCTCGAAGCCCGCAAGATCATCATGCTCGCCAACGGATCCAAGAAGGCCAAGATCGTCGCCGAGGCCATCGAGGGACCGGTCAGCTCGCAGGTCTCCGCCAGCGCCCTGCAACTGCATCGGGACGTGGTGGTGATTCTGGACAAGGAAGCCGCCTCGAAGCTCAAACGTGCCGACTACTACAAGTGGGTCTACGATCAGAAAGCCAAGCTGATGCCCGCCCTGATCGGCAAGGCAACCTAA
- a CDS encoding MBOAT family protein, with amino-acid sequence MVFTSHVFIFYFLPLVLLTYYALPFQRNLLLLSASYVFYGWWDPRFVLLMLFATVVNYLCGRAIAAAGPDRRKATVALAISVAASLSLLGFFKYFTFAEENLNRLLATFGAGSIPVWRIALPIGISFYIFHNISYTVDVYRGVAPPVRSFRDFACFIALFPQLVAGPILRYNVIAGQLVQRAHTLDKFSAGTALFVLGFAKKVLLANAIAPMADAAFAAESPGVVDAWLGVIAYAMQIYFDFSGYSDMAIGLGRMIGFEFPRNFDAPYRSESITEFWRRWHISLSTFLRDYLYIPLGGNRVSARRNYFNLTVVMLLGGLWHGANWTFVAWGAFHGGFLAFERMLGKKSAYAAFPRPLRVSLTFVLVLISWVLFRADTLADAVRYLGAMFGTGGFVGRSILLAGDLYNPGRLLEIALCAVLAFGPIQAMDWVNKLTWLRAAGLIVLFAVGLATMFSQAFNPFLYFQF; translated from the coding sequence ATGGTCTTCACCTCGCATGTGTTCATCTTCTACTTCCTGCCCCTCGTCCTGCTGACCTACTACGCGTTGCCGTTCCAGCGCAATCTGCTCCTGCTCTCGGCCAGCTACGTATTTTACGGGTGGTGGGACCCGCGGTTCGTGCTGCTCATGCTCTTCGCGACGGTGGTCAACTACCTCTGCGGGCGGGCGATCGCGGCCGCGGGTCCGGATCGGCGCAAGGCCACCGTCGCCCTGGCGATTTCCGTGGCAGCGAGTCTCAGCCTGCTGGGTTTCTTCAAGTACTTCACCTTCGCCGAGGAGAACCTGAACCGGCTCCTGGCGACATTCGGAGCCGGCTCGATACCCGTCTGGCGGATCGCCCTCCCGATCGGCATCTCCTTCTACATCTTCCACAACATCAGCTACACGGTGGACGTCTACCGGGGCGTGGCCCCCCCGGTCCGGTCGTTCCGCGACTTCGCCTGTTTCATCGCCTTGTTCCCGCAGCTCGTGGCCGGTCCGATCCTGCGCTACAACGTCATCGCCGGCCAGCTGGTGCAGCGCGCCCATACGCTCGACAAGTTCTCGGCCGGTACTGCCCTGTTCGTCCTCGGATTCGCCAAGAAGGTCCTGCTGGCCAACGCCATCGCCCCCATGGCCGACGCCGCCTTCGCCGCCGAATCGCCCGGGGTGGTCGATGCGTGGCTCGGCGTCATCGCCTACGCGATGCAGATCTACTTCGACTTCTCCGGCTACTCGGACATGGCCATCGGCCTGGGCCGGATGATCGGCTTCGAGTTCCCCCGCAACTTCGATGCACCCTATCGCTCGGAGAGCATCACCGAGTTCTGGCGCCGCTGGCATATCTCGCTCTCGACCTTCCTGCGCGACTACCTCTATATCCCCCTGGGCGGCAACCGGGTAAGTGCCCGGCGCAACTACTTCAATCTGACGGTGGTCATGCTTCTGGGCGGGCTGTGGCACGGGGCGAACTGGACGTTCGTCGCCTGGGGCGCGTTCCACGGCGGCTTCCTGGCCTTCGAACGCATGCTCGGCAAGAAAAGCGCCTATGCGGCCTTCCCGCGGCCCCTGCGCGTCAGCCTGACCTTCGTGCTGGTACTCATCTCCTGGGTGCTGTTCCGGGCCGACACGCTTGCCGATGCGGTACGGTACCTGGGGGCCATGTTCGGGACCGGCGGCTTCGTCGGGCGATCGATCCTGCTGGCCGGCGATCTGTACAACCCCGGCCGGCTCCTGGAGATCGCCCTGTGCGCCGTGCTCGCCTTCGGGCCGATCCAGGCGATGGACTGGGTGAACAAGCTGACCTGGCTTCGGGCGGCCGGCTTGATCGTGTTGTTCGCTGTGGGCCTGGCCACCATGTTCAGCCAGGCGTTCAACCCCTTCTTGTACTTCCAGTTCTAG
- a CDS encoding PD40 domain-containing protein: MSRRPWMLLCVLALGPATLGEEGRHDPRAVVLAKEVHDKGWIVYGARSPQGDWDLFVMRPDGSEVRNLTNTPEFNEAAPRFSPDGKKLLYRRLPKKTTIDHDNWGFQGGLVIAEADGSKPEVIGADGDFPWASWSPDGKQVACLTLKGIQIVDIATHKVVRHMPRKGVYQQIFWSPDGKWFCGVANHQSEQWTVVRMNIEKGDVNPVNKFQNCTPDWFPDSKRIIFSHRPGNQGGYGWTQLWMADGDGSHRGLVFGEDGRHIYGGAVSPDSKYVLFTLGAEDGSGPEKNGAPIGLMRLADAPTIRGESKALRQIHPNTKDGPVLILPVGWEPYWVNTETGATK, translated from the coding sequence GTGTCGAGACGTCCTTGGATGCTGTTGTGCGTTCTCGCTCTGGGCCCTGCAACGCTGGGCGAGGAGGGCAGGCACGATCCACGTGCCGTCGTTTTGGCCAAGGAAGTCCACGACAAGGGCTGGATTGTCTACGGGGCGCGGAGTCCGCAGGGCGACTGGGACCTCTTCGTCATGCGGCCGGACGGCTCCGAGGTGCGCAACCTGACGAATACCCCGGAGTTCAACGAGGCCGCCCCGCGATTCAGCCCGGACGGGAAGAAGCTGCTCTACCGCCGCCTGCCCAAGAAGACCACCATCGACCACGACAACTGGGGTTTTCAGGGCGGGCTGGTGATCGCGGAGGCCGACGGCTCCAAGCCGGAGGTGATCGGCGCGGACGGAGACTTCCCCTGGGCCTCCTGGTCGCCGGACGGTAAGCAGGTGGCCTGCCTGACGCTCAAGGGTATCCAGATCGTCGACATCGCCACGCACAAGGTCGTCCGCCATATGCCGCGCAAGGGCGTTTACCAGCAGATCTTCTGGTCGCCGGATGGCAAATGGTTCTGCGGCGTGGCCAACCATCAGAGCGAGCAGTGGACCGTGGTGCGGATGAACATCGAGAAGGGGGACGTCAACCCGGTCAACAAGTTCCAGAACTGCACGCCCGACTGGTTCCCGGATTCGAAGCGGATCATCTTCTCGCACCGGCCGGGCAACCAGGGCGGCTACGGGTGGACGCAGCTGTGGATGGCAGACGGTGACGGCAGTCACCGCGGCCTGGTCTTCGGCGAGGACGGGCGGCACATTTACGGCGGGGCAGTCTCGCCGGACAGCAAGTACGTGTTGTTCACGCTCGGGGCGGAGGACGGCTCGGGGCCGGAGAAGAACGGCGCCCCGATCGGTCTGATGCGCCTGGCCGACGCTCCCACCATCCGCGGCGAGAGCAAGGCCCTTCGTCAGATCCATCCGAACACCAAGGACGGACCGGTGCTGATCCTGCCGGTCGGCTGGGAACCGTATTGGGTCAACACGGAAACGGGGGCGACCAAGTGA
- a CDS encoding dienelactone hydrolase family protein translates to MRVLLPMIALFLVASPRCAPQRACTEPFASSFDSGSGDRPLHVGSGDPYEAGDLAVRKIDIRPCWSGPSKPLQIHAPVEAGRYPVIVFDHGYLLARSYYREILGHLAGHGFVVVAPQMYPGPGLPFGTPTTAEEVAALVAVLDWLTGHLSAVAGVVADTRHMGLAGHSRGGRVVWSLLRQDPTWARAVAGVDPVDNGALPFLHEPRVASESFGFPFPSLVIGAALSSQAEGRLGIPCAPDGDNHVQFYAASASPAWHVVALEMGHQDVLDASRPGCGLICSVCVEGPDPAASRKLVAGLLTAFFRAGLQGDVTAYEYLSDTLAAPAPITVESR, encoded by the coding sequence GTGCGCGTCTTGTTGCCGATGATCGCCTTGTTCCTGGTTGCCTCCCCGCGCTGCGCGCCGCAACGGGCCTGCACCGAGCCGTTTGCCTCGTCCTTCGACTCGGGTAGCGGCGATCGACCTCTCCACGTGGGATCGGGCGACCCGTACGAGGCGGGCGACCTGGCCGTTCGCAAGATCGATATCCGGCCGTGCTGGTCGGGACCGTCCAAGCCGTTGCAGATTCATGCTCCGGTCGAGGCCGGCCGGTATCCGGTGATCGTGTTTGACCACGGATACCTGCTCGCACGAAGCTACTACCGCGAGATCCTGGGCCATCTGGCCGGTCACGGGTTCGTGGTGGTCGCGCCGCAGATGTACCCCGGACCGGGACTGCCCTTCGGCACGCCCACGACCGCCGAGGAAGTGGCCGCTCTCGTGGCGGTGCTCGACTGGCTGACCGGTCACTTGAGTGCCGTCGCCGGGGTGGTTGCCGACACGCGCCACATGGGGCTGGCGGGTCACTCGCGGGGCGGGCGAGTGGTCTGGTCACTGCTCAGGCAGGATCCGACCTGGGCACGAGCGGTGGCCGGTGTCGATCCGGTGGACAACGGCGCCTTGCCCTTTCTCCATGAGCCGCGCGTGGCCTCAGAGTCCTTCGGCTTCCCATTCCCAAGCCTGGTCATCGGCGCGGCCCTTTCCTCGCAGGCCGAGGGCAGGCTCGGCATCCCCTGTGCCCCGGACGGCGATAACCACGTGCAGTTCTATGCGGCCAGCGCCTCGCCCGCCTGGCACGTCGTGGCCCTGGAGATGGGGCACCAGGACGTGCTCGACGCCTCGAGGCCCGGCTGCGGGCTGATCTGCTCGGTTTGCGTCGAGGGGCCGGATCCGGCGGCATCGCGAAAGCTGGTCGCCGGGCTGCTGACCGCCTTCTTCCGAGCCGGCCTGCAGGGTGATGTCACGGCGTACGAATACCTGAGCGACACCCTCGCCGCTCCAGCACCGATCACGGTCGAGTCTCGATAG
- a CDS encoding aminoacyl-tRNA deacylase encodes MSDTNAVKWLRAQGIPFEVLEYVFTEVGADLAAEAVGRPLEMVCKTLIVQAANRHFWVAIVPGDQRFDTRLMAAAIGEKEARLADHDEAEKITGYQVGGISPFAMRRKLPVVIEETLLALERIVVNGGRRGVMVEMATEDVVRLLDASPAGICSG; translated from the coding sequence ATGTCCGACACCAACGCGGTCAAGTGGCTTCGTGCCCAGGGCATTCCGTTCGAGGTGCTTGAGTACGTATTCACCGAGGTGGGCGCGGATCTGGCCGCCGAGGCGGTGGGGCGGCCGCTGGAAATGGTCTGCAAGACGCTGATCGTGCAGGCCGCCAACCGGCACTTCTGGGTCGCCATCGTGCCGGGCGACCAGCGGTTTGACACCCGACTGATGGCTGCGGCCATCGGCGAGAAGGAGGCCCGGCTGGCCGATCACGACGAGGCCGAGAAGATCACCGGCTATCAGGTCGGGGGCATCTCCCCGTTCGCGATGCGCCGCAAGCTGCCGGTGGTCATCGAAGAAACGCTGTTGGCTCTGGAACGGATCGTCGTCAACGGCGGGCGACGCGGCGTGATGGTCGAAATGGCCACCGAGGATGTGGTGCGGCTTCTCGACGCCTCGCCTGCCGGGATCTGCAGCGGGTGA
- a CDS encoding leucine--tRNA ligase, with product MNATGSYDFAAIEAKWQRYWLDHKTFRTVGPTDPGFDAAKPKFYVLDMFPYPSGVGLHVGHPLGYIATDIYARFLRMRGYNVLHPMGYDAFGLPAEQYAVEHGVPPRQTTERNIANMRSQMQRLGLGYDWDREIATTDVAYYKWTQWIFLQLYNSWYDPAVDAARPISELVHKLEQDLLRVRYDGQVCEPSGRGAESVLGAEPGMRSWGELSPQERQAVLDEYRLAYLDEIPVNWCPALGTVLANEEVTNDGRSERGNHPVFRRPLRQWMLRITAYADRLENDLDLVDWPEPIKLMQQNWIGRSEGAEVDFQVTDHEEVIRVYTTRPDTLFGATYMVLAPEHELVNLVTSDAQRAAVQQYVQEARHKTDLDRTADTKEKTGVFTGGYAVNPVNGNKIPIWIADYVMMGYGTGAIMAVPAHDTRDFEFATKFDLPIVRVVQPPAGEDWRGFTGDGVAVNSGPFDGLSTPQFKQRIVEWLEADELGQGAVNYKLRDWLFSRQRYWGEPFPIVHDVKTGEVFPLDESELPVELPSIEDYRPQVSDDPDALPVPPLGRAADWVHVRGYVTPEGNVKMLKPGQTPPPGLVERQFRRELNTMPQWAGSCWYYLRYQDNHNDQAMVDSVVENYWMAPASRPGAPAGGGIDLYVGGAEHAVLHLLYSRFWHKVLFDLGHVSSPEPFGRLFNQGYIQAHAFQDQRGIYVDVNDAEGKVEDKEVKYVRKSTGEPLTRSLGKMGKSLKNAVAPDDICHEYGTDTLRTYEMYMGPLEASKPWSTRDIIGMSRFLHSLWRRFVAEDGTLKVDDTPAEDAIRRLLHKTIKKVTADLEGLRFNTAIAALIELNNAFKGDRLPREVAEPLVKLLSPIAPHMCEELWQMLKGDKWQRSLAFESWPAFDEALCVDPEVEIVVQICGKVRSRIMLPPLADEERMKRAALADSKIAGELTGKTVRKVICIPGRLVNIVAN from the coding sequence ATGAACGCGACAGGCAGTTACGATTTTGCCGCTATTGAGGCCAAATGGCAGCGATACTGGCTCGATCACAAGACTTTCCGGACCGTCGGCCCGACCGATCCGGGTTTTGACGCCGCCAAGCCCAAGTTCTACGTGCTGGACATGTTCCCGTATCCCAGCGGCGTCGGCCTGCACGTCGGGCATCCCTTGGGTTACATCGCCACCGACATCTACGCCCGGTTCCTGCGGATGCGCGGCTACAACGTGCTCCATCCCATGGGCTACGACGCCTTCGGCCTGCCTGCCGAGCAGTACGCGGTCGAGCACGGCGTGCCGCCCCGCCAAACCACCGAGCGAAACATCGCCAATATGCGGTCGCAGATGCAGCGGCTCGGGCTTGGCTACGACTGGGACCGTGAAATCGCCACCACCGACGTCGCCTACTACAAGTGGACTCAATGGATCTTCCTCCAGCTCTACAACAGTTGGTACGATCCCGCGGTCGACGCCGCCCGCCCGATCAGCGAGTTGGTCCACAAGCTCGAACAGGACCTGTTGCGGGTCCGCTACGACGGCCAGGTCTGCGAACCTAGCGGACGGGGAGCCGAATCCGTCCTCGGTGCTGAGCCGGGCATGCGCTCGTGGGGCGAATTGAGTCCGCAGGAGCGGCAGGCCGTCCTCGACGAGTACCGGCTGGCCTACCTCGACGAGATCCCGGTCAACTGGTGCCCGGCACTGGGCACCGTACTGGCCAACGAGGAGGTGACCAACGACGGCCGCAGCGAACGCGGCAACCACCCCGTCTTCCGCCGGCCGCTGCGCCAGTGGATGCTGCGAATCACCGCCTACGCCGACCGGCTGGAGAACGATCTTGACTTGGTCGACTGGCCGGAGCCGATCAAGCTCATGCAGCAGAACTGGATCGGGCGGAGTGAAGGCGCCGAGGTCGATTTCCAGGTCACCGACCACGAAGAAGTCATTCGGGTCTACACCACTCGGCCAGACACCCTCTTCGGGGCCACCTACATGGTTCTGGCCCCTGAACACGAGCTGGTCAATCTGGTCACGTCCGACGCTCAGCGGGCGGCCGTCCAGCAATACGTTCAGGAAGCCCGCCACAAGACCGACCTCGACCGTACCGCGGACACCAAGGAGAAAACCGGCGTCTTTACCGGCGGATATGCGGTCAATCCGGTCAATGGCAACAAGATCCCGATCTGGATCGCGGATTATGTCATGATGGGCTACGGAACCGGGGCAATCATGGCCGTTCCCGCCCACGATACCCGCGACTTCGAGTTCGCGACCAAGTTCGACCTGCCCATCGTCCGGGTGGTGCAGCCGCCGGCCGGCGAGGACTGGCGCGGTTTCACCGGCGACGGCGTGGCGGTCAACTCCGGCCCGTTCGACGGGCTGAGCACGCCCCAATTCAAGCAGAGAATCGTCGAGTGGCTGGAGGCCGACGAGCTCGGCCAAGGCGCGGTCAACTACAAACTCCGCGACTGGCTGTTCAGCCGCCAGCGCTACTGGGGCGAGCCGTTCCCCATCGTCCACGACGTCAAGACCGGCGAGGTCTTCCCGCTCGACGAGAGCGAGCTCCCAGTCGAACTGCCGAGCATCGAGGACTACCGTCCGCAGGTCTCCGACGATCCCGACGCCCTGCCCGTCCCGCCGCTCGGCCGTGCCGCCGACTGGGTCCATGTCCGCGGATACGTCACCCCGGAAGGTAACGTCAAGATGCTCAAGCCCGGCCAGACCCCACCGCCCGGACTCGTTGAACGCCAGTTCCGGCGCGAGCTCAACACCATGCCCCAGTGGGCCGGCTCCTGCTGGTACTACCTGCGCTACCAAGACAACCACAATGATCAGGCCATGGTCGATTCCGTGGTCGAAAACTACTGGATGGCCCCGGCCAGCCGTCCGGGTGCACCGGCCGGCGGCGGCATCGATCTCTACGTCGGTGGGGCCGAGCACGCCGTGCTCCACCTGCTCTACTCGCGATTCTGGCACAAGGTCCTGTTCGACCTCGGCCACGTGAGCTCGCCCGAACCGTTCGGCCGGCTGTTCAACCAGGGGTACATTCAGGCCCACGCCTTCCAGGACCAGCGGGGAATCTACGTTGATGTCAACGATGCCGAAGGGAAGGTCGAAGACAAGGAGGTCAAGTACGTCCGCAAGTCCACGGGCGAACCCCTCACGCGCAGTCTCGGCAAGATGGGCAAGAGCCTCAAGAACGCGGTCGCGCCCGACGACATCTGCCACGAGTACGGCACCGACACATTGCGAACCTACGAGATGTACATGGGCCCGCTCGAAGCCAGCAAACCCTGGAGCACGCGGGATATCATCGGCATGAGTCGGTTCCTGCATTCTCTCTGGCGGCGGTTCGTGGCCGAGGACGGCACGCTCAAGGTCGACGACACTCCGGCCGAGGACGCCATCCGCCGCCTGCTGCACAAGACCATCAAGAAGGTCACCGCCGACCTGGAAGGCCTGCGTTTCAACACCGCGATCGCCGCATTGATCGAGTTGAACAACGCCTTCAAGGGCGACCGCCTGCCGCGCGAGGTGGCCGAGCCGCTGGTCAAGCTGCTCTCGCCCATCGCCCCGCACATGTGCGAGGAGCTGTGGCAGATGCTCAAGGGCGACAAGTGGCAGCGGTCGCTGGCGTTCGAGTCATGGCCAGCCTTCGACGAAGCTCTGTGTGTCGACCCCGAGGTCGAGATCGTCGTCCAGATTTGTGGCAAGGTCCGCTCGCGGATCATGCTGCCGCCGTTGGCCGACGAGGAGCGAATGAAGCGCGCCGCTCTGGCCGACAGCAAGATCGCCGGCGAACTGACCGGCAAGACCGTCCGCAAGGTGATCTGTATCCCCGGCCGGTTGGTCAACATTGTGGCAAACTGA